A single window of Pungitius pungitius chromosome 20, fPunPun2.1, whole genome shotgun sequence DNA harbors:
- the LOC119195333 gene encoding CCN family member 2 yields MSAATKKTILLPFLCIMLSYTVAGQECSSQCSCPAAPPQCPPGVSLVLDGCGCCRVCAKQMGELCTERDLCDPHKGLHCDFGAPVNRRIGVCTVRDGATCVFGGMVYKSGETFQSSCKYQCTCLDGAVGCVPFCAMSVRLPSPDCPVPRLVKVPGKCCEEWQCDSPNKPTFLGSALAAYREEETYGPDPSMMRENCLVQTTEWSACSKTCGLGVSTRVTNDNRECRLEKQSRLCMVRPCESQLEQSIRKGKKCIRTPRLSKPMKFEISGCTTTKSYRPKFCGVCLDGRCCTPHRTATLPMEFKCPDGQVMKKHMMFIKSCACHHNCPGENDIFESMYYKKMMGDMA; encoded by the exons ATGTCCGCCGCAACGAAGAAAACGATTTTGCTGCCTTTCCTGTGCATCATGCTCTCATACACG GTCGCCGGACAGGAGTGCAGCAGCCAGTGTTCCTGCCCCGCGGCGCCGCCCCAGTGCCCCCCGGGGGTGAGCCTGGTGCTGGACGGCTGCGGCTGCTGCCGGGTTTGCGCCAAACAGATGGGCGAGCTCTGCACCGAGAGGGACCTCTGCGACCCGCACAAGGGCCTCCACTGTGACTTCGGGGCCCCCGTCAACAGACGCATCGGAGTGTGCACAG tccGAGACGGAGCCACCTGCGTGTTCGGAGGCATGGTCTACAAGAGCGGGGAGACCTTCCAGAGCAGCTGCAAGTACCAGTGCACCTGCCTGGACGGCGCCGTGGGCTGCGTGCCGTTCTGCGCCATGAGCGTCCGGCTGCCGAGCCCCGACTGCCCCGTGCCGAGGCTCGTCAAGGTGCCGGGGAAGTGCTGCGAGGAGTGGCAGTGCGACTCCCCCAACAAACCCACCTTCCTGGGCTCGGCTCTGGCCG cctacagagaggaggagacctACGGCCCCGATCCCTCCATGATGAGGGAGAACTGCCTGGTCCAGACCACCGAGTGGAGCGCGTGCTCCAAGACCTGCGGCCTCGGCGTCTCCACCAGGGTCACCAACGACAACCGCGAGTGCCGCCTGGAGAAACAGTCCCGGCTGTGCATGGTCCGACCCTGCGAGTCGCAGCTGGAGCAGAGCATCAGG aagggaaaaaagtGCATCCGCACGCCCAGGCTCTCCAAGCCCATGAAGTTCGAGATCTCCGGCTGCACCACCACCAAGTCCTACAGGCCGAAGTTCTGCGGCGTCTGCCTGGACGGCCGCTGCTGCACCCCGCACAGGACCGCCACCCTGCCCATGGAGTTCAAGTGCCCCGACGGGCAGGTGATGAAGAAGCACATGATGTTCATCAAGTCCTGCGCCTGCCACCACAACTGCCCCGGCGAGAACGACATCTTCGAGTCCATGTACTACAAGAAGATGATGGGGGACATGGCGTGA
- the chga gene encoding chromogranin-A, producing MIARGLFVLSVLTSCVVSLPVTPSQLENENEDVEVMKCIVEALADVLSRPHPVPVSEECLVTMKTDDRLVSVLRRHNFLKLLQDIAVRGHQERAAATPEPTTRTPQAAEDDADQSMLEALGGPGERSILSQKEREGEKDDSVGGGESRDATATGEEEEEEEEEEEVKEEEQHEEEEEERDESPGSRGSASVEEGSEGKADKRGEEEEEEEDHEEKRAHLHEEHMMKDKKGARSGEERDAPRIKSQKKFVEEGEEEEEEEEEEDKRSAYFSHGPKPEGEQEEEEEVAGEMKRDSHTRWTKRGKSSPGGKQKAVGEEAPHHSKEEQEEEEKEGEKKGHAQRSPEEKELRMIAGGPEERRGAEEEGSAGRKPEEPGIESLAAIESELESVAQKLHEMRRG from the exons ATGATCGCGAGAGGACTCTTCGTGTTGTCAGTGCTGACCAGCTGCG TTGTGTCGTTGCCAGTGACTCCCAGTCAGCTGGAGAACGAGAACGAGGACGTGGAG gtgatGAAATGCATCGTGGAGGCGCTTGCAGATGTGCTGTCGAGGCCCCACCCCGTGCCTGTCAGTGAGGAGTGTTTGGTCACAATGAAGAcgg ACGACCGGCTGGTTTCCGTCCTTCGCCGTCACAACTTTCTGAAGCTGCTTCAGGACATCGCCGTTCGAG GTCATCAGGAGAGAGCGGCCGCTACGCCAGAACCAACCACCCGAACGCCTCAGGCTGCGGAGGACGATGCcg ATCAATCCATGCTGGAAGCTCTAGGAGGCCCAGGGGAGCGGTCCATCCTGtcccagaaagagagagaaggagaaaaggatgACAGCGTGGGAGGCGGCGAGTCCCGAGACGCCACCGCcaccggcgaggaggaggaggaggaggaggaggaggaggaggtgaaggaggaggagcagcacgaggaggaggaggaggagcgggacgAGAGTCCAGGAAGCCGCGGGTCCGCATCTGTGGAGGAGGGGAGTGAGGGCAAGGCCGACAAgaggggggaagaagaggaagaagaggaagatcaCGAGGAGAAGAGAGCTCATTTACACGAGGAACACATGATGAAGGATAAGAAAG GTGCTCGGTCTGGTGAAGAGAGAGATGCCCccagaatcaaatcccaaaagAAGTTTGTGGaagaaggtgaggaggaggaggaggaagaggaggaagaagacaagAGATCTGCATATTTCTCTCACGGCCCTAAACCAGAGGGggaacaggaggaagaggaagaggtggcaggagagatgaagagagacaGCCACACGCGATGGACCAAGAGAGGGAAGTCTTCACCGGGGGGGAAGCAGAAGGCCGTCGGAGAGGAGGCGCCGCATCACtcaaaggaggagcaggaggaggaggagaaggagggggagaagaaagggCACGCGCAGAGGAGcccggaggagaaggagctgcgGATGATCGCCGGGGGGcccgaggagaggaggggggcggaggaggaagggagcgcCGGCCGGAAGCCAGAG GAGCCGGGGATCGAAAGCCTGGCGGCCATCGAGTCCGAGCTGGAAAGCGTCGCCCAGAAGCTCCACGAGATGCGGCGAGGttag
- the si:dkey-177p2.18 gene encoding phospholipase B1, membrane-associated produces the protein MSFLSQEFPEKTRPASFNRPAFQCPDMSPSPSVPASVEFVKAADIKVIAALGDSLTTAIGANATTVLGIPIEFRHVSWSIGGYGSFQHVITLANILKLFNPNLLGAAPGKTVHGMQAHISETGFNLAVTGHNTFNLPGQTRHLIDTLRGYEGLNFEKDWKLLTILMGMNDICDYCKDKALFSVDNFIHYITVSLEMLMNEVPRMIVNVVQILPMETLREVQKPTPGCLLQRSFCSCLIEPDARSPELRELVEVNREFQRRLELLLLHSDRFSRDDFAVVLQPFLKHADPPRLPSGKIDMTFFTHDCFHFTIKGHEELAKGLWNNMFQPEGGKMTVSSFSDPIRLICPPKEHPYVFTRPSAVLSAQPPSQAAVSVPPLLLLLPPLAFVALC, from the exons ATGAGTTTTCTGTCTCAGGAGTTTCCGGAGAAAACTCGACCGGCGAGCTTCAATCGGCCCGCGTTCCAGTGTCCAGACATGAGTCCTTCTCCCTCTGTGCCCGCCTCAG TGGAATTTGTGAAGGCCGCAGACATCAAAGTCATCGCTGCTTTGGGGGATTCACTGACG ACGGCGATTGGCGCCAACGCCACCACCGTCCTCGGGATCCCCATCGAGTTCCGTCACGTGTCGTGGAG CATCGGAGGCTACGGCTCATTTCAGCACGTCATTACTTTGGCGA acATCCTCAAGCTCTTCAATCCCAATCTGCTCGGTGCCGCTCCCGGCAAGACTGTGCACGGCATGCAGGCCCACATCAGCGAAACGGGCTTCAACCTGGCAGTGACCGGACACAACACCTT CAACCTGCCGGGCCAGACGAGGCATTTGATCGACACGCTGAGAGGTTATGAG GGTCTAAACTTTGAGAAAGACTGGAAGCTTCTGACCATTCTCATGGGCATGAACGACATCTGCGATTACTGCAAGGATAAG GCTCTGTTTTCGGTGGATAACTTCATTCACTACATCACCGTCTCCTTGGAAATGCTCATGAACGAG GTCCCTCGCATGATCGTCAATGTGGTTCAGATACTTCCCATGGAGACTCTGAGGGAGGTGCAGAAGCCCACCCCGGGGTGCCTCCTCcaaag GTCTTTCTGCTCGTGCCTGATCGAGCCCGACGCCAGGTCTCCAGAGCTCCGAGAGCTGGTGGAAGTCAATCGGGAGTTCCAG AGAagactggagctgctgctgctgcacagcgaCCGCTTCTCCAGGGACGACTTCGCCGTCGTCCTTCAGCCCTTCCTGAAGCACGCCGACCCTCCCCGCCTCCCG AGCGGGAAGATCGACATGACCTTCTTCACTCACGACTGTTTCCACTTCACCATCAAGGGGCACGAGGAGCTGGCCAAGGGCCTGTGGAACAACATG TTTCAGCCCGAGGGGGGCAAGATGACCGTGAGCAGCTTCTCTGACCCCATCCGTCTCATCTGCCCGCCAAAG GAACACCCGTACGTCTTCACCCGGCCGAGCGCCGTCCTGTCCGCTCAGCCGCCGTCGCAGGCCGCCGTCTCcgtgccgccgctgctgctgctgctgccgcctctTGCTTTCGTGGCTCTCTGTTGA
- the sel1l gene encoding protein sel-1 homolog 1 has protein sequence MGSKRCFKNTRTIYLLTVLLLVFAKEITAEEEQHGNDGPELKSYHEPDSEEEDVRLSSEIGAGVSVTPGHEVSQPEEENQSPAEGLEGEEKEDLPEQPPPVVEKPKEVPVVNGGTAHGEPCIFPFLFQGTEYLDCTTDGRGDGRLWCATIYDYDHEKKWGFCETEEQAQERLQAEEAEEEYQTVLRMLNATTRRTQKKELYEKLLKVAEKGHQKAMEKVAYAMLFGDYMSQNVTKAKDMFDKLAIEGSPKAQTALGFLYAAGLGVNSSQAKALVYYTFGALGGNLVAHMVLGYRYWGGVGVPQSCESALTHYRLVANQVANDVSLTGGSAVQRIRLLDEVENPGSTSGMLEEDLIQYYQFLAEKGDVQAQVGLGQLHLHGGRGVEQNHQRAYDYFTQAANAGNTHAMAFLGKMYSEGSEYLPQNNDTALQYFKKASDLGNPVGQSGLGMAYLYGRGVPVNYELALKYFQKAAEQGWVDGQLQLGTMYYNGIGVKRDYKQALKFFNLASQAGHILAFYNLAQMHATGTGVMRSCHTAVELFKNVCERGRWSERLMAAYGSFKEGGSDAALVQYLLLAEQGYEVAQSNVAFILDQKGARIITENETYPRALLHWTRAAAQGYTVARIKLGDYHFYGHGTDVDYETAVIHYRLASEQQHSAQAMFNLGYMHEKGLGIKQDIHLAKRFYDMAAEASPDAQVPVFLALCKLGLVYTLQYLQDLNLKELISQVDMDQLLGPEWDLYLMTIIALLLGTVIAYRQRQHQIMVPPRPPVPAPAPPPRPPQEQSQPRAQEETPAQEQGEENENEEEEEEEEEEEEQQ, from the exons ATGGGCTCTAAAAggtgttttaaaaacacaagaacGATTTATCTTTTGACCGTTCTGCTGTTAGTCTTTGCCAAAGAAATCACAGCTG AGGAAGAGCAGCATGGGAATGATGGACCGGAGCTAAAG TCTTACCACGAGCCGGACTCCGAAGAGGAAGATGTCCGCTTGTCGTCTGAAATCGGGGCCGGGGTCTCCGTGACCCCTGGCCACGAAGTCTCTCAGCCGGAGGAGGAGAATCAGTCGCCTGCGGAGGgactggagggagaggagaaggaggacctACCCGAGCAGCCTCCTCCAGTTGTGGAGAAACCTAAAGAGG TTCCTGTGGTGAATGGAGGCACCGCCCATGGAGAGCCCTGCatcttccccttcctcttccaaGGGACGGAGTACCTGGACTGTACCACCGATGGACGGGGCGATGGACGACTGTGGTGCGCCACCATCTACGACTATGACCACGAGAAGAAGTGGGGCTTCTGTGAGA CGGAGGAGCAGGCACAGGAGAGACTGCAGGCCGAGGAGGCTGAAGAGGAGTATCAGACTGTCCTGCGCATGCTCAATGCCACCACCAGGAGGACCCAGAAGAAAGA ATTATACGAAAAACTGCTGAAAGTAGCAGAGAAAGGCCACCAGAAAGCCATGGAGAAGGTGGCGTACGCCATGCTGTTTGGAGACTACATGAGCCAGAACGTGACCAAGGCCAAAGACATGTTTGATAAGCTCGCCATCGAGGGCTCGCCCAAAGCTCAGACG GCTCTTGGCTTTCTGTACGCAGCAGGCCTCGGCGTTAACTCGAGTCAAGCTAag GCCCTGGTTTACTACACCTTTGGAGCCCTGGGTGGAAACCTGGTTGCTCATATGGTCCTG gGATACAGATACTGGGGAGGTGTGGGCGTTCCCCAGAGCTGCGAGTCGGCTCTGACACACTACAGGCTCGTTGCAAATCAAG TGGCCAACGACGTGTCGCTCACCGGGGGCTCAGCGGTGCAGAGGATCCGGCTGCTGGATGAGGTGGAGAACCCGGGATCCACCAGCGGGATGCTGGAGGAGGACTTGATCCAGTACTACCAGTTTCTGGCTGAGAAAGGAGATGTTCAAGCTCAG GTGGGATTAGGCCAGCTGCATCTGCATGGAGGACGTGGAGTAGAACAGAATCACCAG AGGGCGTACGACTACTTTACTCAGGCTGCGAATGCAGGGAATACTCACGCTATGGCTTTCCTCGGCAAG ATGTACTCTGAAGGCAGCGAGTATCTGCCTCAGAACAACGACACGGCCCTGCAGTACTTCAAGAAGGCCTCCGACTTG GGTAATCCAGTAGGACAGAGTGGCCTGGGCATGGCCTACCTATATGGCAGAGGTGTCCCAGTG AACTATGAGCTCGCGCTGAAATACTTCCAGAAGGCAGCGGAGCAGGGCTGGGTGGACGGGCAACTCCAGCTGGGCACCATGTATTACA ATGGCATCGGTGTGAAGCGCGATTACAAGCAGGCCCTCAAGTTCTTCAACCTGGCCTCCCAGGCGGGCCACATCCTGGCCTTCTACAACTTGGCCCAGATGCACGCTACTGGCACCGGAGTGATGCGCTCCTGCCACACTGCGGTGGAA CTTTTCAAGAACGTGTGCGAACGCGGCCGCTGGTCCGAGCGCCTCATGGCGGCCTACGGCAGCTTTAAGGAGGGCGGGTCTGATGCGGCGCTGGTCCAGTATCTGCTGCTGGCTGAGCAGGGCTACGAGGTGGCCCAGAGCAACGTGGCCTTCATCCTGGACCAGA AAGGAGCGAGGATCATCACTGAGAACGAGACCTACCCTCGTGCTTTGCTCCACTGGACCAGAGCTGCAGCACAAG GTTACACTGTGGCACGGATCAAACTGGGGGACTATCACTTCTACGGCCACGGGACCGACGTGGACTACGAGACGGCGGTCATCCACTACAGGCTGGCATCCGAGCAGCAGCACAGCGCCCAGGCCATGTTTAACTTGGGTTACATGCACGAGAAAGGCCTGGGCATCAAACAG GACATCCATTTAGCCAAGCGTTTCTACGACATGGCCGCTGAAGCCAGTCCCGATGCCCAGGTCCCAGTGTTCCTGGCGCTGTGCAAGCTGGGCCTAGTTTACACCCTGCAGTACCTGCAGGATCTTAAT TTAAAGGAGCTGATTTCTCAGGTGGACATGGACCAGCTCCTCGGCCCGGAGTGGGACCTCTACCTCATGACCATCATCGCCCTGCTGCTGGGCACGGTCATCGCCTACAGGCAGCGCCAGCACCAAATCATGGTTCCCCCTCgcccgcccgtcccggcccccgcGCCCCCACCCAGACCGCCTCAGGAACAGTCGCAGCCCCGGGCCCAGGAGGAAACGCCGGCCcaggagcagggggaggagaacgagaatgaggaggaggaggaggaggaagaggaagaagaagagcagcagtgA